The region CAAACACGcccaaaccgaacgaaccaaTCAACATTCCGTCATCAGCCGTCAGCTTAGTAGCTGGCGGTACCACTTCATGGCAGACTTGATATCTGGCAGCCTCGAGTACCGCGTGCGCGACAACATCCAAGCAACCCAACTCTCTCCCCCACTCTCGATCCTCCCATCTTCATCGTCCACCGTCGCCAGATTACGTCTCGAAGGTCTAAAAAAAGCCCAACCAAGCCAGGTTTGGGCCCCAGACACAAtgtctggtgtggtgcgtTCTACTACACCAAACCTGCCAGACGAtcccatcttcatcatcatcaacatcatcaacatcatcgtacGATACCGGCTGCGCAGCGGCTAGACGCTGCGCAAAGACCGCTCAGGATCGTTCAGGAAGGAGACGAAGGAACGGCGAGACTTGTTGGAGCCAATGCACCAAGAGCTGTATGCCACGGATTTGCATAGAGAGTCGGCCGGCCGTTCGCGGGCCTGATTCCGCGGCCTGTTTCCTGCAATACGGCGAGacggcaggctggctggctggctggctggctggctggctggctggctggctggtttgtaCTGCCGCCGGTCGGTGACAATTTCGCGTAAGATTTCGCAAACGATCCACGATCCCAAAATAACATTACCGAGCGGTGCGCTCTGCGGCTCAGAAAGGAGACGAAGGGAAGACGAGAGGTGGCGGCCGTACCAGACAATGCTGGTGCGTAGTAGCGTGCTGGCAGACATCATGGCTGCGCTGTTACTGACGGTCGACCGATCAGACGTTccgagacacagacacacgataGAGACTACAACTCCCTGCGGCCCTGCGGCGCTGATTTGTCGGCGATCAGAACGGCGAACGGAATTGCTGTGGAGTGGCCAGGAGGCCCTGAGGGGACCTGAGGTTATGACACATCCCCTTTCCCGTGTTTCCCCTCTGAATTGTCCCATCACCGTTTGTagggggggaaaaggggacagagaaagagagcgagagagcaccACCGGAGCGGAACCTCGATGACAAATCCGGTGATTAAGGGCGAACACAGACGGAGCAGACCCGGCTTGATCACCgacacctcctcctcctcctctcttgctctctctcgtggGTATTTTTGGTGTCAACCAACAGAAAGGGGAGTGAAGAGAGGCGTTGCGGAGTCGTGCCGTGCctggcgcacacaccaccaaaaCAAACGGCGTCGATTAGTTTGACCGAAAAGGTCACTAACTCGTTTATTGCCGCCAGGTGAACTGATCCGTGGTCGGGCGACGGAAttgacggagacggagactcATCAGACTGCGTGACCGCCGCTGTCCgggggaggcggggggggaggggactAGCACATAGAAGCACGCTTAGCGGATTGAGTCACAGCAGGGAGGATCGTGCCGTGAATCATATCAATCGGACTTTTGATTCCGACGAGTTTGTGATTCAATCAATTGAAGGTTCATCTGTTGCAGCATCTGAACTCCAAGGATCGCTCCACGGTGTTTGGTGCGGATTGTTTACATTCTCCATCAGCTGTCCAGTGGATACTCGTCGAGAAAGGCGTCACACGCCACGAACTCCAAGTTCATTCCGGTAGCTCATCAGCGTCCTGCTCAGCGTTGAGAGGCCGTGAGAGTGTGGATCCATGGAgagcctttttggggaccgTTTTGGggcaaaacaaacagctaAAGAGAACGACGGCAACGAAACGACCTTCCCCAAACGACCGCCCGCCGAACACGAACCCACCGATGACCGAGAATCGTGCGATTGTGTATTGGTGAATTCTGTATGGAAGGCTTTTTAGAAGgataacagcagcaggaggctgctgctgctgctgttcatctCGTGGGCTCTCCTATCCTCgtccttctctctcactctctctctccaccgaaaacgaaatctCGTGAAAGGTCACACTGACGATAAAAAATGGCACATTCCCACGCACACGGCCACTTTGCTTTTTCGCACGCTGACACCCCGTGGTCACAGGACAGAAAGgtaaaggcagcagcagcaccggaataGGAACAGAGGGCTCACCCGTTTTCAGCAAAATGGCTGACAGGAGCAGCCAGCAGAGAAGGTTTTtcctcagcagcaacatctcgGTGGCTCCTCGGTCAACTCggacacaccagacacacacgcgcgcacgcacacgcctcacactctgctgctggcccaaCGGATTAGGCCCTTTGGTTCATAGAGCTCGAAAACACGGTTTTCACTGTTTGCTCCAAACACGCGGAAAAACACCCGGAGCCCCGTTGCCGTGTGACCGCAACGCAGcttccggatgatgatgatgatgacgatggcgaaatTCTTCCTCACTAGTCAGCAGCGGATCGCACGACTGCACCCCctgatttgctgctgccaaagaCGCGGACGGACGCGCACACCTCCACTCGCGAGCACGGCCAAGTGTCGATTCTCACGAAGATTTCACAATCGCTGCTCGCCCAGTAGTCACTCCCCCCAAAGGCGGGGAGAAGGCGAATACGATCCTTGCCCCAGGCCCAGCTGGCTTCCTGTTTCCGCTTCTAGtgctctgctcgctcgctcgctcgttcgctcactcactggcACACTCGCTTCTTAGTAGTATCTTCTCGCAGACAGCGGCGGATGGATGAACCGAGCGCACaccttactctctctctctctctctctctctccaacacACACGTGTACTCACGCACACTAACACTGGTGCGTGCACACGATCCACTAGTACACCGCGGTCCCGGAGTGCACCGGCAGGATGTACGGCATGGAATCAAAGGACTCGGTCTGCTACTCGAAACGTTCAAGATGAAGGATGCATTTTGTGCGGTAATACTTCAAAGAGAATGGAGCGACCTTTTGCTCATATCTTTGATAACACTTGACAGCACTTTTCCTCCTGCTATGCTTCTGCTTTAGTAGCATCCCTTTCGCTGGCGGAACACTTGCACTGCCCTCTCTGTAACGGTTTTTAGTTGACAATTTTAAATTCAGAGCGGCCTGAAAGATGTTCTATCGCTACAATGAGTCacaaaaagacgaagaaacaaTCTTAAGCACGCAACAATATAGGAACAACACACTTTGCGCCAATATTACACGTTGCCAAAAACCTTGGCATCCCAGCgcccagaccgaccgaccgcgacGTGCTGGCGTGGAAAACGGACTGCGCGGTTTGCCCGCAAAACGCGACTCGACGCAACACGCCTCGGTTGGCGATTACGATAaacgtttcctttttctcacACTATTTAGGGGGACAGATTATGCCGCTGCACCGGCAGCGCGATCACCGACCACACCGTTCGCACACCGACCCCAAACGCCccgacgctgctgctcacgcgTGCGTACACGTTTTCGTTGTGCTTTTCCCGCCcaaaaccacaccacgcacacccGGGCACGGCCACTCTAGAAGGGCTGATAACGAAACGACCTTATGCGATGATTGGGAACTGGGAGAGGGGTGCTAAATTTAGATTTATTAGCTGTGTCTGCACTGACCGCCATCCCGGGCCCGGTGTCCCTGGCTCACTTAACAGCTGGTCTGGTGGTCGGTCACCCGCAGTTGCAGTTAGCTAGCGCATCGCTTCGACGATTCGTTTAACAATCCGTTGGAAGCACTGCTGGAATATGCATCGTTTGGTGGCGGCGATGCATCGTTTACCGATTGGGCCCTGTTTGATGCCCGGTTTGCAAGGGGAAATATCAATCCTTCCATATAAATACACGAAAATTAAATCCGTTGTCAGTTGTTTCATGTAAATTTCTAACCGAGTTGGATAAGGACAACGTGGATCTGAAAGAAAGTTTTTTGCAGCTTAACCGTACCTGTCCACGATAGAAATTTTCTTTCAACTACTTACTTCTGTTAAATTGTTACAGAAAACTGCTGTCGTGGTCGTGCAACTTTATCGACAGTATTTTAATCAAGGAATTAAGAATGTAATGTTAAGATGGACTGAGAACAAGCTCTATTAACTGacttttgaaataaaatatttttccacaATAAAACCATGACAAAAATGTAGAAAGAATGATCACAAGAATGCAAAGAGGAACGTATGTTTCGGATGTTGTAAGTAAAACCATAAACACAACACATTCATACTCGCAGCTTCAATatgtttcttgttcttctcaTTAGTATATACCGTTCGCATCTGAATTACGCGTctatgctgttgttgttgttgttattttcttGATTTTCCATATAAtagattgtttgctttctcgcTATTTCCACTTCTCGCTTTCTTCAGTACACCCatacaaaaaatcaaaaattacTGTTGTACAGTGTTACTCAAAAGATGCTACATAAAAAATTGATAGTTCTTTCTCGCCTATTTCTAgactgcgtttttttttgttgttgttgtcttgttTTGTGTGTAGGTTATGCGTTGCGTACAATATGCTTTGAGTGCTTTCATTTTACCTTTTATCGTTTTAGTTATTTGTGCAGTTATGCCTTTCATTTCCAACAGCTTGCCATCCCTTACCTTTCGCAGAAGCCTGAAGTCTGAGCTGCAGTACTTTTGATCTCTTCTGTCCAGATTTACCCTGACTGTGATGATGAGCAGAGTGGACTTGAACACTTGAAGATCGTGTTATGAAAAGTGCTTTGTGCTCAACTGACCTTCGACTCTCTTCTCTGCTTGCTCTTCTCGATTGATCATGTTGGTGGCTGATCCCGTGTATGGCTTACGTTATCCCGCTACTAAATTGCCGTGTGCTCTTGATCACTCTAGGCTCTAGGATGCTTCTTCGAGGGCCAGCCTCAATTCCTCTCATTCCAGATGAGAACGTTCAAGTAGCGAGTCTGCTCATTCCTGGCAATTCTTACACTCAGAGGGAGAAAGATGACTcatgggtgggtggatgggtgggatTGGCTGCTTGGCGGGGTGATGCTGCAGCCCATAAGTGCGTGCTGGCAGCACCTGGTTTTTGCTTGGTTTTGCTTGATTCACTTTAGTATATTCCGGCTGCACCACATATTCACTTACTATGCTACACACTCCATTCACTAGTTACGGACTATTTGCGATTTGCGAAAATGTGAGACTAGTGCCTCAatcatctttcttttttttttttttgagttcCAGATGTAACTACGGCCTTATTGGTGTGCCATGCTGTCCTGACTATTGCTCTAAGTAAAAGTTTTCACTGGATTGTGCGATAGTATGACTGTGCCTGATCCGGCGGACTGCCGGAGTAGTGGTTGGTGGGGTGTCTTACTGTCTATTATTACCATTAGTAATGTTCGGTTAACTGgtgtatttaatttaaaacgtTATCAATCGTGTTCTGCGCAGTACTGCCATTGAATTGAACCAGcgaaataaaaagtaaaaaaaatagtcAATTATGTTGCTCGTATGAGCATGCTCACCGATATAGATATCACTCAACTAGTTAAAGGTTCGAACGAAACTGTTGCCTGACTAGGGTGAGCTTCATACGCAAGCTGTTACGTATTGCAaattcaaaaataaatcaaaaagtCAGAGACGTACAGTGAAATGAGATTACCTgcagaaagcaaaaccatTTACAGCTTCACCGAAACGACGAGCACCAGTTCCACTTCGACTATAGCACTATGCGATACGTAATGTCTTCCCGATAGGCCCCTCTCCGAGCCTTCTAGTCTTTTAATATGATATTAATAACTTACGTTTTTTGTTACCTAACAGGCAGccgaacagacagacagacagacggaccgCCATCAAAAACTGTCCCAAAATGTACCGTTCCGTGCTGCGTTGTGCTTACTATGGATTTGCTAAAACGGTGAACCAGGTTCCCTAAGCCAATGTACTTTACAGCAAAGCAGACGGGCTATGAAGTATGGCGGTGCGCTTGGTTTCAATAGAATGTGTGCCGTGTTGTGACAAAAAGATGTACACTTATTCTCTATATTAGTTTACTCTCCGGTAATGTGGCCAATGGAAGCATCCGTATGTTGCTTTTTGTGTGGATTTTTGGGCTTTGTGTGGGTTTGTTTGAACAGTAAAATACTTATCGAACTAAGCACGAATTCCTCTAGAGCGCGGTTATCAATGGTGATGTGAAAACACCTTCTAGTAGATATCGCTTGTGacttaattttgttttttttttctctctctctattagCTACTTCTAGGAAGTAGAGCCAGCGTCTTTACACACCTGCTCTGCGCTTTGACTACTGTACAATTTGGATCGATCGTGCTTGAAACGAATCCTTCTTTCCGAACAGATAAACCTGACGAGCCATCTCGTGGCGTATTAGTCTGCACTGCTAATAGTCTCACaatacacgcacgcacacacacatacacaatacatatacatacacacattgtGAAGCGATTCACTCACAAGCTAAGCTAGATTGAATAAATAACTATACAGCATGACAagggtcgatcgatcgatggaccaCCCACCGTACCCAGTATCACCCTCTACGGTGAACCGTGCGTGAGATTCCCGCCCCTTCTCCTCTCCATCTCCCTGTCGGTTTGTCACTCTACTATCATACTCATCGTCAACACAATCAACTACTAACTGTATGGGACCGAACGTTTCCATGCGTTACTCTCTAGATTCACACCGATTACTGCTTCAAATCGAATTGCTTGCCATCGTGTTCCGCATCTCCGTAGACGATGGCTGTTTTTCGTACCACATCTTCGGTATCGGCTCCAGCCGACCCTAGCTTTAGCGTGATGAGATTATGGCGGTTTTCCAGCGCCAACGCCAAGTAAGAACCACCGCTCAGGATCTCGCACGTTGTAATGCGCTCCTCGGGCGTATAGGCGGCCAACAGGGAACCACTGTCCAGCTGCCAGAGTCGAATGGAGATATCGCGACCCTCCTTATCACTCGACAGCAGTATCTTGCCGGTCGGATCGAGCTTCAGCAACGTCACCGGTGCACTATGGCCAACCAGCGTACTCCGACAGTTACCtaaccgagagagagggagagagagaagtacAGAAATGTTAAATCGAAACGACACCAGCGCCCAGGCACTGCACCTACCAGTAACCAGATCCCAGATCAGTATCCTCGCATCCTCCAGCCCCGCAATGACGCAGGTGTTGGTTTGCGAGATCGCCAACGACACGGTACTGCAGGCCGGTTTCCACTTTTTGAACAGCGTACCACTCTGCAGATCGTACACGACGATAAAGTTGGGGCTCGGTTCGGCCAACTCTTTGGCCACTACCGCCACGTACGAACCTTCGTGCGTGATCGCGGACAGCGAGGTGATAAAATCGTGGTGCGGAATGCGCAGATCGtacagcagcttcttctgcgACAGGTGCCACACGAGCAGCGGGAACGGTTTCTGCGTTTCATCGCCACAAACGAGAATCCTGGAATCAACGAGACAGGCGGCGTTCTCAGTTAGTTCCGTAAATTCACGGGGCAGGCCTTCAATGCGATCCACTTACCTGCCATCGCCGGACACGAGAAGCGAATTGAGGAAGCGATCTTCACCCGCCTTAAAGGTCGTCACACAGTCGCCCGACTCAATGTTCATCAGATTCACGTACATCCGGTTCCGCGACAGACACACGAGATGCGACGGATCGTGCAGACCAAAGTACGGCATCTTCTGGTTCATCACACCCTTCAGTGTCACCTTGAACTGGCCGAGGTTCAGATCGATGATGCGGATCTCCCGCCGGCACAGTACCGCTACGCCGTAGTCGCCGACCGGACAGATGGCGGACGGTTGCGGAACACCCGTCAGTGTACGCACCTTACGGCATCTgcaagaggagagagagaagtgagaAATGAGGTAAATTTATTGTTCCACGATCGCCACGGCGGTGCCACCAAACTCACTTCGCCACGTCCCACACGCAGATCTCTTCCCGTTCCGTGCTGAGAGAAATCACAAAGTAACCCTCGATGTTCAGGTTCATGATCAGATCGTATCCGGCCAGCGACGGTTGCTCGGTCGCCGGTGGTTCCTGTACTTCCTGTGTCAGCTCGACCTGCTCCAGCAATGGTACCGTACTGTTCGCGATACCATCCAGCCACGACTGTAGCACCGCATTCGGTCCCGTACGCTGCAGTTCACCAGCCACGAAGGACCGCAACAACGAGTACAGCTGATGGGCATCATAGTTGAGTGCCTTGTAGTGTCGCTCGAGGAACGTTCGAAGTGTTGTGACGTGCAGCAattcagcaccaccagcggctcCATTCGACTCGCCTGCCAATAGCGCGATATCCTGTAACACGTGAACACATCCGGTAGCGATCAGCTTATCCTGCAGCCACCCTAAATCGGTCAGGTACGGAGAGTAGGCGAACGAGTGCGGTTCcccggccaccgccaccgacgacaacgaaccaGCAGTGAGCTTGTACTTGTGGTACGGCAGTTCAATGAATTTCCTATAATTAAAACTATGAAAACGAAGGCCAGAGATTAATCCTCAAGAAGTTTGTCAGTCAGTTCGTCATCGCATCGTGCCTTACCATTTGTCCTTGCCCTTCCGATCGACGAACAAATTCGGCTGCGCTTCGTAGTAATCATGCAAGAGCTGATGTGCCCGCGGCAGTTCCCCAGCGTACCGCCTCTCCGCCACCTTGCGCAGCGCCCGATCGACGAGGataatgtttttgttgtgcagAAACAGTGGTCCCATCTTCCAGCAAAAGTGTGTCCATAGTTTGGTCGTCGACCCTGAGGATGACAAACGGAAAATTTAGCAGGCCGCCAGGTTGATGACCTCTTTCCCCCCCGGGTCTTACCATTGACTAGGTTGGAGTTACGCAGTAGTGTTATGATTTCCGTCTCGAGAAGACCCTCCCGGGAGGCCAACAGAAGCGGCACGATTAACCGGATGATTGCGGCGCTAAACTTTTCCTCCAGAATCTCAAACACCTGCTCGCTGATGTGCGATACGGACGTATCGGAGAGTTCCGTCTTGCCGAGCCAACCAAGCCACCAAAGAACCttaaaaaaacaagggaacGTTATGGCATGCCGGTACGAGGTACCACCCCGTGGACGCACCTTGGCCTGAATGGAGATTTTTTCGCCCGATTTCTTCCAGCTGTCCGGTAGCTGTAGGGCACCGTTGGCCGCATAGATATCGCCACCGCCAAAGCACAGCACATCCTCCCACTGTTCCTGCGTGAAGGGCGTCAGATGAAGGAAACAACtggcaccgtcaccgtcaccgatccGTTCACGTAACCGCTGCAGTACCCGGTCCTCCGGTGCCTGCAGCTGTGCCAGTTCGTGGCACCCAGAACCGACGGAGCTGCCGACGGTCAGCACTACCTTCACCAcgtccagcagctccaccggTAGCCACTCAAGATCCCGCACATCGCGCAACGCATCGACCGAGTCgatgaggatggtgatgggatGTTTGCAGCACTCGAGCAACGCCCGTAGCTCCGCTGTGTAGGAGGTGATGGTctgaaagaggaagagacgTTGGATTAGCGTGACGATAAACCAATCGCTTCCGGTCCATGGCAGCGCTTCTTACATGTTGGCAGCGCGTCGGTGTTCCCTTGATTAATACTGATATCTGCTCCGTGATCGAACCCAACAGCGATACCACATCCGAGCTCTGCAGCGTCAGGTTGGCATATCTGTAAACACAGCGCATCGTGATgagaggtttgttttttggcaaacccCCGACGTGACCTACCTTAGCACCAGATGTGACTCCGGCAGCCAGGTGTGCAGATTCTGCGACAGTTTCGCCATCAGCACACTCTTCCCGGCCCCAGTTTGACCGTACACGACGAGTGGTTTCTTGCGCGACGACATTAAATAGTCCCGGAtccggtcggtcgtcggtgtaAAGTTGGCGCAGTTTTCATTCAGTACCCGCGAGTGCCGGTTCACCTCTTCCAGCTCGCTCAGCAGTCGCCGATCGACACCGTACGTGCACTGCGGTATCGAGTACTTGCTCGTGTGCTCATCGATGATCAGATCGATCTCGAGCGAAAGACACGATTCGAGCACGGCCCCGaactgctcctgttgctgctgctgcgccaggTTGGCCGCCGGTAGCCGAATAATGTGCTTCTCGGACAGTTGATTCTACAGCAGCGTCagaaagtgagagaggaaGGATATTAAATGACGATGGACGCCAAAGGATTGCGCGCGAAACTCGAACGAACCTTCAGATCATTCTGGATGTTGAGCAGCCGGCGTACGGCTTCGGCATCGACCGACGATAGGCCATCGGGCTTCACCGTTCCAACCGCACTCTGCACCCAAATGCACCGCTTCGACAGCTCCTGATTGATGAGTACGGTGTTGTTGATTTCCTGGAAAGGATTGGGAAGTTTAGTGTAACATTCATCTCAACCCGTGGCCAGTAACAATACCTGCTCCACTACCGTGGTCAGATAGGAATCGCACAGCTCCTTCGAGAAGATCTCGATCagcgtttgcagcagcagcgacagttCGGCCTGCGATTCTTCCGGCGTCATCGACtgttcacaaaacacaaacagagtCACTGCGTATCGGTCTCTGCTCCTGAGCTCCTCTGAGGCTCTGTGGCTTCGGTTTACCTACCTTCGGTAGCGATTTGGCCTTCAACCGGTAGCAGGCCGGTTGTGACTTATCGTCCGGCACGTACCACTTCTCGAGCAGTGCCCTGCCCGGTGCGTTCGGTTCCGCCATCTGCAGCGCGGCCACAAAGTCCTGGCTCTCGATCGTGAGCGGTAGAAGTGGATCACCGAGCGAACCAGCGAGGAAGAGGATCGGTATGAGGTAGGAGTCACAGGATTGGCGCGCTATCTCGGCCAAACAGTTGGCCGCCAGATCGTGGCCTCCCTGTGCCTCGAGTGGTCCCTCGTACCAGCGGTTCACATCGAACCCGGCACCCTTCGGTTGGTGTACGTGCAGATCGGCGACGTGCAGCTCAAAGCCCCGGCTCTGGCACTTCTGGTTCAACCCCTTGAACACCTCGCGCAGCATCGCCTTTTCCGTCTGGAAGCCTGGAAATGGAAcggggagaagggagagagagagagaacgtcaAAGCATGGAGCAGGTTTGGTCGCAAGGTGGTACAAGCACATTACCACACTCTTCCCGGTCCCGTTGCGCAATCACGGAACCGGAAAGGGCCAATTCAATCACCAAAGGATTCATCGAGGATAGGTGGGTTAACCACCGGGCAGGTGGCAAGAATAAAAATAGACCAACGACGACCGAACGTCGACCGACCCCGTAATTGACCATACGGGAATCAATCGGTTCAGTGCGCGGTCCTGTGGTTGTTcttgcctcctcctcctcctcgaccacaaagaaaaaacaggTCAGGAGATAACGAGAGCTAAACGGGCACACCATCCTTACCATCGTCCGCTGCCAGGATGTAGAGGACGATCTTTTTGTACTTATCCGTCCGCCGGTTGGTCGCCGGTTTGCCGTACAGTGGGGCCAGGTTTTGCGGTAGAAGCTGTGCATGCACTTGCGTGATGTCACAGGGCGGTGACACGGCCATcgggctgttggtggtggaatctAGTGAGAAGAGACGAGACGAAGGACCACGAAAATAAGAAGACAGAGCGAGTGTAAAGACCGTAGGCGTTGGGTGTTGTATTGCGCCGCTCATCCTTACCGGACAACGTCATTGATTGGACGTTCTGGAGTACCCTCGCTTGGGCCCGTGCACCGTCCGGACCTCCGGCCGCCGGTCCGCCCGACGCACCGCCTGCCCCTGTTCCGCCATTCGTTGCGTTCGAGCTTGCATTGTTTGGCTGCTGGCCCGTACCGGAGGCATCCGAAATTACCTCGGGCGCGGCCAGCGGTGCTTCCTTTGCATCGTTACCCTTATGTTTGTTCTTGTCGGCCAGCTGGTACGAGGGTGACCTGAACCAGTAGCGGATTGTTAAGGGAGATATttagtgaaaatggaaaatattgtAATTTGTGGCGTATGTGGAGTTCCTGAGCTCAGTAATTCGCGAAATGTCGAAGAAGCGTAGCTGCGTGTAAGGTGCTAACAATTGAAATGTCCAAAAATTTTAGCTACAAGCAATTGCATCTCGAATACACTGATTTACAACGCCATGTTcttaaacaataaaatggcaaagaaCGGGACATGATTTGTAAGCTATTTATAAATTGCCCCTCTCACATTATTGGCAGCAATAATTGTGAGATAGACTTATCAAGCGTAAAAACGTGCCTTAAgcaacaaaattgttttaaaaaaaacagcaccatgcgcctccatagTACAtcatggagacgcatggtcggtggatatttttttgtttttgtttttacaggCGGACCTGCCCTAGACTACCAAGTGACCTGGAGCAGATTCTGAGCTCAATAAGCTCTTTGTATGATTTCCCTAAGATAATTCTCTGCTCAATCTAGCTCACTGATAACTCATATTCGTCAGATAAGCTCGAGTAAATACGAGTACTTTCCATACATTTGCCCTGATGATCAGCTAATATAAATTCTGAGTAAAAATATTGAAACGGTTCCTCCGGATCAATAATTTCACGGGCTAGGTGATCGTTCCCCAGGAACAGGCACCATCATACAAAGCCTTAATGCTGTGGCTTCCAAGCGCCACATGTTGCGCCGACCTGACCGTATCGGAACAACACTAACCCGTATCATCACGTAAATCGTACCGGGCACGGTCATTATCCGAACATGTAATTAGACTTCCGATGCTCCGCTTCGAACCGTTCGAGCGCTCGTCTGCGGTCGGCGCTGCACACCACATAAATCGATAGTCAACTGACCTAATTACATGCCGATATGGAGGGTTCATacacggtgcagcagctgtaTCAGCAGCTCCCAATACAGTAACCACAAAAAGGACGTTGATTCTATAATCTATAATTCCAGTAACATAAAATGTGGTTACTAGTACATTGATTGTTCGAGAAGTACTTTAGTTTCCACTGTCGTTAGCAACTAGCGACGATTGGCGGAGGTCCTCCAACGGAGAAAGTGTCAACAAGTCGCTGTTGCGTGTTGGTTTGAGATACGTCTGGCTGCGATAGCCATCGCCTCATAGCGTACGGTTTCCAGCGGgtgttttgcgttgtttgcgtGACTTCACACTCGAACACCACCCATCCATCTCCGACTACCGGCGCCTTTAGACCATCGGTGTCTCATTATGCTTATCTTTCCCCCCTAATTCTACTTACTCTTCCGACTTTTCCGACACATTATCCTTGTCCTTCTTGGTCTGGCCCGAGCTGCAGTAGTTGCCCATTttgctagagagagagagagagagcgcgcgcgcggaatgATATCACAATCGCGACTGGGGCTCGCGAAGGACACACAATCGAACCACGACACCTTCACACTTTACCGCTCACTGTCACCGTCCAGACCGCACGGTTCCTAGTGAACCTCCTAGTGAGCCAGCGCATCCAACCTTCCAGGATCTACaccacacataaacaca is a window of Anopheles aquasalis chromosome 2, idAnoAquaMG_Q_19, whole genome shotgun sequence DNA encoding:
- the LOC126569096 gene encoding uncharacterized protein LOC126569096; amino-acid sequence: MGNYCSSGQTKKDKDNVSEKSEESPSYQLADKNKHKGNDAKEAPLAAPEVISDASGTGQQPNNASSNATNGGTGAGGASGGPAAGGPDGARAQARVLQNVQSMTLSDSTTNSPMAVSPPCDITQVHAQLLPQNLAPLYGKPATNRRTDKYKKIVLYILAADDGFQTEKAMLREVFKGLNQKCQSRGFELHVADLHVHQPKGAGFDVNRWYEGPLEAQGGHDLAANCLAEIARQSCDSYLIPILFLAGSLGDPLLPLTIESQDFVAALQMAEPNAPGRALLEKWYVPDDKSQPACYRLKAKSLPKSMTPEESQAELSLLLQTLIEIFSKELCDSYLTTVVEQEINNTVLINQELSKRCIWVQSAVGTVKPDGLSSVDAEAVRRLLNIQNDLKNQLSEKHIIRLPAANLAQQQQQEQFGAVLESCLSLEIDLIIDEHTSKYSIPQCTYGVDRRLLSELEEVNRHSRVLNENCANFTPTTDRIRDYLMSSRKKPLVVYGQTGAGKSVLMAKLSQNLHTWLPESHLVLRYANLTLQSSDVVSLLGSITEQISVLIKGTPTRCQHTITSYTAELRALLECCKHPITILIDSVDALRDVRDLEWLPVELLDVVKVVLTVGSSVGSGCHELAQLQAPEDRVLQRLRERIGDGDGASCFLHLTPFTQEQWEDVLCFGGGDIYAANGALQLPDSWKKSGEKISIQAKVLWWLGWLGKTELSDTSVSHISEQVFEILEEKFSAAIIRLIVPLLLASREGLLETEIITLLRNSNLVNGSTTKLWTHFCWKMGPLFLHNKNIILVDRALRKVAERRYAGELPRAHQLLHDYYEAQPNLFVDRKGKDKCFNYRKFIELPYHKYKLTAGSLSSVAVAGEPHSFAYSPYLTDLGWLQDKLIATGCVHVLQDIALLAGESNGAAGGAELLHVTTLRTFLERHYKALNYDAHQLYSLLRSFVAGELQRTGPNAVLQSWLDGIANSTVPLLEQVELTQEVQEPPATEQPSLAGYDLIMNLNIEGYFVISLSTEREEICVWDVAKCRKVRTLTGVPQPSAICPVGDYGVAVLCRREIRIIDLNLGQFKVTLKGVMNQKMPYFGLHDPSHLVCLSRNRMYVNLMNIESGDCVTTFKAGEDRFLNSLLVSGDGRILVCGDETQKPFPLLVWHLSQKKLLYDLRIPHHDFITSLSAITHEGSYVAVVAKELAEPSPNFIVVYDLQSGTLFKKWKPACSTVSLAISQTNTCVIAGLEDARILIWDLVTGNCRSTLVGHSAPVTLLKLDPTGKILLSSDKEGRDISIRLWQLDSGSLLAAYTPEERITTCEILSGGSYLALALENRHNLITLKLGSAGADTEDVVRKTAIVYGDAEHDGKQFDLKQ